One Gordonia sp. SID5947 genomic region harbors:
- a CDS encoding biotin carboxylase N-terminal domain-containing protein, which produces MTDNNFPETRQIRSVLVANRGEIACRVIDTLRRMGIRSIAVYSDADADARHVREADVAVRIGPAPAAESYLNIDAVVRAAQDSGADAVHPGYGFLSENQKFAAALAGAGLVFIGPPVDAIATMGDKITARAAVTERDVPVVPGLSRPGLTDDDLIAAAPDIGFPVLIKPSAGGGGKGMHRVENAADLPAALERARREAGSAFGDDTLFLEHFVDTPRHIEVQVLADEHGNVIHLGERECSLQRRHQKVIEEAPSALLDDETRARIGAAACDAARSVGYTGAGTVEFIVSAHRPDSFFFMEMNTRLQVEHPVTELVTGVDLVEQQIRVARGEALTLAQDDIVMNGHAIEARVYAEDPAHEFLPTGGTIAGLVHPDSRPGNGIRVDSAMAEGLVVGSDYDPMLAKIVAHGSDREEALERLDQALAHTHVLGVVTNIDFCRHVLAQRSVREAELDTELLDRLVRDYSAPAPVPEALVLAGVARIGPRDGADVWQSAVGWRIGEAAPVVTRLVSGSDHFTVAIEVRSASADAIVGHATVTYDDDREPWRAAVEYRRITNGDNESRRLIVDGVSQLWSKAEVDGTWWVAGPRGTWLLDLARTLLDEAADEHAGEILSPMPGTVVAVRAAAGDTVSAGSPIVVVEAMKMEHTLTAPIDGVVAVSAKVGDKVAAGQALAHVESAASESIDKEN; this is translated from the coding sequence ATGACCGACAACAACTTTCCAGAAACCCGGCAGATCCGCAGTGTGCTGGTCGCCAATCGTGGCGAGATCGCCTGCCGTGTGATCGACACCCTGCGCCGGATGGGTATCCGGAGTATCGCCGTCTATTCGGACGCCGACGCCGATGCGCGGCACGTCCGAGAGGCCGACGTGGCAGTTAGGATCGGACCGGCGCCTGCGGCAGAGAGTTACCTGAACATCGATGCGGTGGTGCGCGCGGCGCAGGATTCCGGCGCCGATGCGGTCCATCCCGGTTACGGATTCCTCTCGGAGAACCAGAAGTTCGCCGCGGCATTGGCCGGTGCCGGCCTCGTGTTCATCGGTCCGCCGGTGGACGCGATCGCGACGATGGGCGACAAGATCACCGCACGCGCGGCGGTCACCGAGCGCGATGTCCCGGTGGTCCCGGGTCTGTCGCGTCCCGGTCTCACCGACGACGACCTGATCGCAGCCGCCCCCGACATCGGCTTCCCGGTCCTGATCAAGCCGAGCGCCGGCGGCGGCGGAAAAGGTATGCACCGCGTCGAGAACGCCGCGGATCTCCCGGCCGCGCTCGAACGTGCTCGCCGTGAGGCCGGCTCCGCCTTCGGCGACGACACCTTGTTCCTGGAACACTTCGTGGACACGCCGCGCCACATTGAGGTGCAGGTGCTCGCCGACGAGCACGGCAACGTGATCCATCTGGGGGAGCGCGAGTGCTCGCTGCAGCGCCGCCACCAGAAAGTGATCGAGGAGGCGCCGTCGGCCCTGCTCGACGACGAGACGCGTGCCCGGATAGGCGCTGCGGCATGCGATGCCGCGCGCAGTGTCGGTTACACCGGTGCGGGCACCGTCGAGTTCATCGTCTCGGCCCATCGGCCGGACTCGTTCTTCTTCATGGAGATGAACACCCGTCTGCAGGTCGAGCACCCGGTGACCGAACTCGTCACCGGTGTCGACCTGGTGGAACAGCAGATCCGGGTGGCGAGAGGCGAGGCTCTCACCCTCGCGCAGGACGACATCGTGATGAACGGGCACGCCATCGAGGCGCGCGTATACGCCGAGGACCCGGCACACGAGTTCTTGCCCACCGGCGGGACCATTGCCGGTCTCGTCCACCCGGACTCACGTCCGGGCAACGGGATTCGAGTCGATTCGGCGATGGCCGAAGGGCTGGTGGTGGGCAGCGACTACGATCCGATGCTCGCCAAGATCGTCGCGCACGGCAGCGACAGGGAAGAGGCGCTCGAACGTCTCGACCAAGCTCTCGCCCACACCCACGTGCTCGGCGTGGTGACCAACATCGACTTCTGTCGCCACGTGCTCGCCCAGCGGTCCGTTCGCGAGGCGGAGCTCGACACCGAACTCCTCGACCGACTCGTCCGCGATTACTCGGCGCCGGCCCCGGTTCCGGAGGCCCTGGTCCTGGCCGGGGTCGCGCGCATCGGGCCCCGCGACGGCGCAGACGTGTGGCAGTCCGCCGTGGGCTGGCGGATCGGCGAGGCCGCGCCCGTGGTGACCCGTCTGGTCAGCGGCTCGGATCATTTCACGGTTGCCATCGAGGTGCGGTCGGCGTCGGCCGATGCGATCGTCGGTCACGCGACGGTGACCTACGATGATGACCGGGAACCGTGGCGCGCGGCCGTCGAATACCGTCGGATCACGAATGGCGACAACGAAAGCCGTCGACTCATCGTCGACGGGGTCAGCCAGCTGTGGTCGAAGGCCGAGGTCGACGGGACGTGGTGGGTGGCGGGGCCACGTGGCACGTGGCTGCTCGACCTCGCGCGCACCCTGCTCGACGAAGCCGCCGACGAACATGCGGGCGAGATCCTCAGCCCGATGCCGGGCACGGTGGTCGCGGTCCGGGCCGCCGCGGGGGACACGGTCTCGGCGGGCAGCCCGATCGTCGTCGTCGAGGCGATGAAGATGGAACACACGTTGACCGCTCCGATCGACGGAGTGGTCGCGGTCTCGGCAAAGGTCGGCGACAAGGTCGCGGC